One genomic segment of candidate division KSB1 bacterium includes these proteins:
- a CDS encoding radical SAM protein — translation MRVKNPLRTLARTLLFNAPIQAQLIVTRRCNLSCGYCTEYDKYSPPIPFETLKARIDALHRLKVINITLLGGEPLLHPQIAELVAHANHEAQVSITTNGFLLTDKIIAALNDAGLSNMQVSIDALMPDTNRYIQKSMKSILPKLERLRRLARFDVHVNLVLCENSKDHFRETLAGLRRLGFFVTVNPIHDHRGTIATGGEEYVALWEYHYQHSNPCSFIEYDYGKRLLRGEQPDWHCRAGARSLYVDEFGNVQFCHAQRGRLNKPILDYTRSDLAAHYHTPKGCEKGCAILCVYRDSYLDNAPFGMIKATYRLLRRGGVSRPKRGEARLLPEPEASPAPTGALATVGD, via the coding sequence ATGCGCGTGAAGAATCCGTTGCGCACGCTGGCGCGCACGCTGCTGTTCAATGCGCCGATTCAGGCGCAGTTGATCGTGACCCGGCGCTGCAATTTGAGCTGCGGCTATTGCACCGAATACGACAAGTATTCCCCGCCCATCCCTTTTGAGACGCTCAAAGCCCGGATTGACGCGCTGCACCGCCTGAAGGTCATCAACATCACGCTGTTGGGCGGCGAGCCGCTGCTGCATCCCCAAATCGCGGAGCTCGTGGCCCATGCCAACCACGAAGCGCAGGTTTCGATCACCACCAACGGTTTTCTGCTCACCGACAAAATCATTGCGGCACTGAACGATGCGGGACTGAGCAACATGCAGGTGAGCATCGATGCGCTCATGCCCGACACGAACCGCTATATCCAAAAATCGATGAAATCCATCCTGCCCAAGCTCGAGCGTCTGCGCCGGCTGGCCAGGTTCGACGTGCACGTCAATCTTGTGCTGTGCGAAAATTCCAAAGACCACTTCCGGGAAACGCTGGCCGGGCTGCGGCGCCTGGGTTTCTTTGTCACCGTCAATCCCATTCACGATCACCGGGGCACCATTGCCACCGGCGGGGAAGAGTATGTCGCGCTCTGGGAGTATCATTATCAACACAGCAATCCCTGCTCCTTCATCGAATATGATTATGGCAAACGCCTGCTGCGGGGCGAGCAGCCGGACTGGCACTGCCGTGCCGGTGCGCGCTCGCTCTATGTCGATGAGTTCGGCAACGTGCAGTTTTGCCATGCCCAGCGCGGCCGCCTGAACAAACCCATTCTGGATTACACCCGCAGCGACCTGGCGGCACATTACCACACTCCCAAAGGCTGCGAAAAAGGCTGCGCGATCCTGTGTGTTTACCGCGATTCCTATTTGGACAACGCGCCGTTCGGCATGATCAAAGCGACCTACCGTCTGCTGCGCCGCGGGGGTGTCTCGCGGCCCAAGAGGGGCGAGGCCCGGCTGCTGCCGGAACCGGAGGCGAGTCCCGCCCCCACCGGTGCGCTGGCCACCGTGGGTGATTGA
- a CDS encoding ubiquitin-conjugating enzyme E2, whose amino-acid sequence MISRLVRLQNDYYTMQTLRGSLIRWQEGDHRWPPERYVVEFDLVGMIGPATTQKGHTVVIKLLAEYPDKPPLAKFVSRPVLFHPHVFKNGNVCIGQYSPEEGLAAFCLRLAKYIQFRPELIDPRSPANREALEWFQQNRQAVPVDHSSLPDLAETKLFHAKPASSKF is encoded by the coding sequence ATGATTTCCCGGCTGGTGCGGCTGCAAAACGACTACTACACCATGCAAACCCTGCGCGGCTCGCTTATTCGCTGGCAGGAGGGCGACCATCGCTGGCCGCCGGAGCGCTATGTCGTCGAATTCGATCTGGTCGGCATGATCGGCCCGGCAACCACGCAGAAGGGACACACCGTGGTGATCAAGCTGCTGGCGGAATATCCCGACAAGCCGCCGCTGGCGAAATTCGTCTCGCGGCCGGTGCTGTTTCATCCGCACGTTTTCAAAAACGGCAACGTTTGCATCGGGCAATACTCGCCGGAGGAGGGGCTGGCGGCGTTTTGTTTGCGGCTGGCGAAATACATTCAGTTCCGGCCGGAGCTGATCGATCCCCGCAGCCCCGCCAATCGCGAGGCGCTGGAGTGGTTCCAACAAAACCGTCAGGCCGTGCCGGTGGATCACAGCAGTCTGCCGGATCTGGCGGAGACCAAACTCTTTCACGCGAAACCGGCTTCCAGCAAGTTTTGA
- a CDS encoding AAA family ATPase — protein MYRSLQLLREHPFLAVPDPRYFYAASSHRLALQRLLDTIELRRRLLVLTGDAGAGKTLLIHALRRRLPAGLATVLLLQTRFGEKKLFRRIATACGLPALPHATPADELRQLHDFLRSPRSGLTVTAMPAAALVIIDEAHHLPQPTLHDLAGLIELAKRHNKPLQFILAGAPTLLQAFPWVAARPDHATLACSSHLLSLSHAETTAYIAHRLRIAGYYDGEQLFTIAALRTIHEHSEGNPRRINALCRRALDLACREGLTSITRELVQEAACMEKQEGRFEESEIGWAQQRFGRGQPGAASTLTADLCAPAAGGHTAEYHSRQAGGRKAQAWGQALPAMNEQAAIPAAPVRPLPEVMRGWRVWQALATVGQHGQQQALRKWLAPQRHQSRQLALLLAAALNLLMLVLILQRLL, from the coding sequence ATGTACCGTTCGCTTCAGCTTTTGCGGGAGCACCCCTTCCTGGCGGTGCCGGATCCGCGTTATTTTTATGCCGCCAGCTCGCATCGTCTGGCGTTGCAGCGACTGCTCGATACGATCGAGCTCCGGCGGCGCCTGCTGGTGCTCACCGGCGATGCCGGCGCCGGCAAGACTCTGTTGATTCATGCCCTGCGCCGCCGGCTGCCGGCCGGCCTCGCCACCGTGCTGCTGCTGCAAACCCGCTTCGGAGAGAAGAAGCTGTTCCGCCGCATCGCCACAGCCTGTGGGCTGCCGGCACTGCCGCATGCCACACCGGCCGACGAGCTGCGGCAGTTGCATGATTTTCTGCGCAGCCCGCGCTCCGGCCTCACCGTCACCGCCATGCCCGCCGCCGCGCTCGTCATTATTGACGAGGCACATCATCTGCCGCAACCCACCCTTCATGACCTCGCCGGACTGATCGAGCTGGCCAAAAGACACAACAAACCGTTGCAATTCATCCTGGCCGGCGCACCGACTTTGCTCCAGGCTTTTCCCTGGGTGGCGGCCCGGCCGGATCACGCCACCCTGGCTTGCAGCTCGCACCTGCTCAGCCTCAGCCATGCGGAAACCACGGCTTATATTGCCCACCGCCTGCGCATCGCGGGTTATTATGACGGCGAGCAGCTCTTCACCATCGCCGCTCTGCGCACGATTCATGAGCACAGTGAAGGCAATCCGCGGCGCATCAATGCGCTCTGCCGCCGGGCGCTGGACCTGGCCTGCCGCGAGGGTTTAACCAGCATCACGCGCGAGTTGGTGCAGGAGGCTGCGTGTATGGAAAAGCAGGAGGGAAGATTCGAGGAAAGCGAAATTGGCTGGGCGCAACAGCGTTTCGGGAGAGGGCAGCCGGGGGCAGCGTCAACGCTGACGGCTGACCTTTGTGCGCCGGCGGCAGGCGGGCATACAGCGGAATACCACAGCCGCCAGGCAGGCGGCAGGAAGGCCCAAGCTTGGGGACAGGCGCTGCCGGCAATGAACGAGCAAGCGGCGATCCCGGCTGCGCCTGTAAGACCACTACCGGAGGTGATGCGCGGCTGGCGGGTTTGGCAGGCACTGGCAACCGTCGGGCAACACGGGCAACAGCAGGCCTTGCGCAAATGGTTGGCGCCTCAACGGCACCAGTCCCGACAACTGGCACTGCTGCTGGCAGCGGCTTTGAATCTGCTCATGCTTGTTTTGATTCTGCAGCGCTTGCTCTAA
- a CDS encoding phosphatase PAP2 family protein, whose amino-acid sequence MLQAFVQNLSQREAWLCRRVVAWNGKRAVDRLMYVASRSGDGQFYAILGLVVGVTDHEMARRFLPAGLLAFALQVPLYLLVKRKVKRPRPFEQIPGLQHLIAPPDRFSFPSGHTAGAGLMATLISAYYPAGAMVSCLWAGVIAFSRVYNGVHYPTDVLAGALLGIACAQTGMALVG is encoded by the coding sequence ATGCTGCAAGCTTTCGTTCAAAATCTCAGCCAGCGGGAGGCATGGCTGTGTCGCAGAGTCGTTGCGTGGAACGGCAAAAGAGCCGTCGACCGCCTGATGTATGTGGCGTCGCGCAGCGGTGACGGCCAGTTCTATGCCATTCTCGGATTGGTGGTGGGCGTGACAGATCATGAAATGGCGCGCCGTTTTCTGCCCGCCGGTCTGCTGGCGTTTGCGCTGCAGGTGCCGCTCTACCTGCTGGTGAAACGCAAAGTGAAACGCCCCCGACCGTTTGAGCAAATCCCCGGGCTGCAGCATCTGATTGCGCCACCGGATCGCTTCAGTTTCCCCTCCGGACACACGGCGGGCGCCGGCCTGATGGCGACGTTGATCTCGGCTTACTATCCCGCGGGTGCCATGGTGAGTTGTCTGTGGGCGGGGGTCATCGCTTTCTCGCGGGTGTACAACGGCGTGCATTATCCGACGGATGTTTTGGCAGGCGCATTGTTGGGCATTGCCTGCGCACAAACAGGCATGGCTTTGGTGGGATGA
- a CDS encoding glycosidase, with protein sequence MKPKLCYRLHRAARTVFLCLFVASGGTLAQHVRLPFLPLQPYEGNPILRPLGTTWEAAAATNPAAVVKDTTIYLFYQAKDRSGAGRWHGTSRIGLATSVNGLQFTRESQPVMVPTHDYETPGGCENPHLVEIEGVYYLTYDAFDSVTRRLALASSRDLRHWIKHGLVFPEEKESSHGVIAPQKSNGRYFMYFSDGKNLRLAYSENLLVWQAEATPVMQPRPGKFDELAVAPAFSPVLIGSEMVLFYNGLDPARRSQPGQAVFALANPGQVLLRSERPYLSPLPWHADESAVRLSALVRLKEEYFLYFGINEETVGVAVSQELAAAIRAQK encoded by the coding sequence ATGAAACCAAAACTTTGTTACCGACTCCACCGCGCGGCCCGCACGGTTTTTTTATGCCTGTTCGTGGCATCGGGCGGGACGCTTGCCCAACACGTGCGTCTGCCGTTTCTCCCTTTGCAGCCTTATGAGGGCAACCCCATACTGCGGCCGCTCGGCACGACCTGGGAGGCCGCAGCGGCCACGAATCCCGCCGCGGTGGTGAAAGACACCACCATCTATCTCTTCTACCAAGCCAAAGACCGCAGCGGGGCCGGCCGCTGGCATGGCACCTCGCGCATCGGCCTGGCCACCAGCGTGAACGGCCTGCAGTTCACGCGGGAATCGCAGCCGGTGATGGTGCCGACCCACGACTATGAAACCCCCGGTGGCTGTGAAAATCCGCATCTGGTGGAGATCGAGGGGGTTTACTATCTCACCTATGATGCCTTCGACAGTGTGACCAGAAGACTGGCGCTGGCTTCTTCGCGCGATTTGCGGCACTGGATCAAACACGGCCTGGTTTTCCCGGAGGAAAAGGAGAGCAGCCACGGCGTGATCGCACCGCAAAAGAGCAATGGTCGCTATTTCATGTATTTCAGCGATGGCAAAAACCTGCGCCTCGCCTATTCGGAAAACCTGCTGGTGTGGCAGGCCGAGGCCACGCCGGTGATGCAGCCGCGGCCCGGCAAATTCGATGAACTTGCCGTCGCGCCGGCGTTTTCACCGGTGCTCATCGGGTCCGAGATGGTGTTGTTTTACAACGGGCTTGATCCGGCGCGGCGTTCGCAACCCGGCCAGGCGGTGTTTGCACTGGCCAATCCGGGGCAAGTCCTGCTGCGCAGCGAACGGCCGTATCTGAGCCCATTGCCATGGCATGCCGATGAGTCGGCGGTCAGGCTTTCCGCGCTGGTGCGGCTGAAGGAGGAATATTTTCTTTACTTCGGAATCAATGAAGAAACGGTGGGCGTGGCGGTGAGCCAGGAGCTGGCGGCGGCCATTCGTGCACAGAAATAG
- a CDS encoding Mov34/MPN/PAD-1 family protein, whose amino-acid sequence MKRHLLRHLRRRLRFWLRRAQHSPGHFRVKERRSYQPQPRSIPAEWPQPAAGSSPQVYIEQHTFEKVRQHARRDPTRECFGLLLGNAYVDPARQLLWIHLQEAVPAQDTHASLASVEVSIREFHRLNEEVDRIWKDSRGTTRKIGWYHSHPNFGVFMSETDRANQRLFYGQDYHVALVVDPVRDLAGCFRGADSEACDYLLVEAAGQENIRLEQKKAAALVVEIETVFDRHSEETAASPWRRLLAGLRRWW is encoded by the coding sequence ATGAAGCGGCATCTGCTTCGCCATCTGCGCCGGCGGCTGCGTTTCTGGCTGCGTCGTGCACAGCACTCGCCCGGCCACTTCCGCGTCAAGGAACGCCGCTCCTACCAGCCACAGCCGCGCAGCATTCCCGCCGAATGGCCGCAACCGGCGGCAGGCAGCAGCCCGCAGGTTTACATCGAGCAGCATACCTTCGAAAAGGTGAGGCAGCATGCCCGGCGTGATCCCACCCGGGAGTGCTTCGGTTTGCTGCTGGGCAATGCCTATGTTGATCCGGCCCGGCAACTCTTGTGGATCCATCTGCAGGAGGCGGTGCCGGCACAGGACACCCACGCCAGCCTGGCCAGCGTCGAAGTTTCCATCCGCGAGTTTCACCGCTTGAATGAGGAGGTTGACCGGATTTGGAAGGACAGCCGCGGCACGACGCGCAAAATCGGCTGGTATCATTCCCATCCCAATTTCGGCGTGTTCATGTCGGAGACCGATCGCGCCAACCAGCGGTTGTTTTATGGCCAGGACTATCATGTCGCGCTGGTGGTGGATCCGGTGCGCGATTTGGCGGGCTGCTTTCGCGGGGCGGACAGCGAGGCGTGCGATTATCTCCTGGTGGAGGCCGCCGGCCAGGAAAATATCCGGCTCGAGCAGAAAAAGGCCGCGGCCCTGGTGGTTGAAATTGAAACCGTATTTGACCGGCATTCCGAGGAGACCGCCGCAAGTCCGTGGCGCCGGCTGCTGGCGGGCTTGCGGCGCTGGTGGTGA
- a CDS encoding ThiF family adenylyltransferase, which translates to MRTSARPVESVTDRQERISWWSQDKLRQARVMIVGAGALGNEVIKNLALVGIGYMVVVDCDTIEISNLSRTALFRREDLGRRKAVVAAQRGNALNVEPSACLEALDADLVWEVGLGLYRRVDVVLGCLDNLEARLAVNRACLLTGRPLIDGGIRELAGSVYVFQPPFPSCFSCATTRRERAAARARYDSCFQTLRRSHAQGRLATVQVSSALIAALQCELALKWLHQRLPLNGVRLQYDGSGSRPYFDTTTVFRRPHCECEALRPLPDIATLAGSRRTCTLRGLLARLQAAGLEGATVKFPGSFVAGVECLRCGRYSPIRRPLYRLHNEELQCHWCRRPGDREGLHLHYLGDSLEVLEADATGDQPPLQDLPLEQLGFPSLHVYDVQDCRGGWHYFELADDLHEALPDLARRLS; encoded by the coding sequence GTGAGAACCAGTGCGCGTCCGGTGGAGAGTGTCACCGACCGCCAGGAGAGAATCAGTTGGTGGAGCCAGGACAAGTTGCGCCAGGCGCGGGTGATGATTGTGGGCGCCGGCGCGCTCGGCAATGAAGTCATCAAAAACCTGGCGCTGGTGGGAATCGGCTACATGGTGGTGGTCGATTGCGACACCATTGAAATCTCCAATCTCAGCCGCACCGCCTTGTTTCGCCGGGAGGATCTCGGCAGGCGCAAGGCAGTGGTGGCGGCGCAACGCGGCAACGCGCTCAACGTCGAACCTTCCGCCTGCCTCGAAGCGCTCGACGCCGACCTGGTGTGGGAAGTCGGGCTGGGGCTCTATCGCCGTGTCGATGTGGTGCTCGGCTGCCTGGACAACCTCGAAGCACGGCTGGCAGTGAACCGGGCCTGCCTGCTTACCGGCCGGCCTTTGATCGACGGCGGCATCCGCGAGCTGGCGGGCAGCGTTTACGTGTTTCAACCGCCCTTCCCCTCCTGCTTCAGTTGCGCCACCACCAGGCGCGAGCGCGCCGCAGCCCGGGCGCGCTACGATTCCTGCTTTCAGACGCTGCGCCGCAGCCATGCCCAGGGCCGGCTCGCCACGGTGCAGGTGAGCTCGGCGCTGATTGCCGCGTTGCAATGCGAGCTGGCGCTCAAGTGGCTGCACCAGCGCCTGCCACTCAACGGCGTGCGCCTGCAGTACGACGGCAGTGGCAGCCGGCCTTATTTCGACACCACCACGGTCTTCCGCAGGCCGCATTGCGAGTGTGAAGCGCTGCGGCCCCTGCCGGACATTGCCACGCTCGCCGGCAGCCGCCGCACCTGTACACTGCGTGGCCTGCTGGCACGCCTGCAGGCTGCCGGCCTGGAGGGGGCCACGGTCAAATTTCCCGGCAGCTTTGTGGCGGGCGTTGAGTGCCTGCGCTGCGGCCGGTACAGTCCCATCCGCCGGCCGCTGTACCGCCTGCACAACGAGGAGCTGCAGTGCCACTGGTGCCGCAGGCCGGGCGACCGCGAGGGGCTGCACTTGCACTACTTGGGCGACAGCCTGGAGGTGTTGGAAGCAGATGCCACCGGCGACCAACCCCCTCTGCAAGACCTCCCCCTCGAACAATTGGGCTTTCCCAGCCTGCATGTTTATGACGTGCAGGACTGCCGGGGCGGCTGGCACTATTTCGAGCTTGCCGATGACCTTCACGAAGCGTTGCCCGATCTTGCGAGACGACTTTCATGA
- a CDS encoding EsaB/YukD family protein → MAETINLTFINVSDDSEMDVEVSADMTREELVENLIQVEFIPPLSNENEEYGLTIKGKGELGEGQTLADLGVQAGDRIRIAVVQRGGTAPLPNRF, encoded by the coding sequence ATGGCCGAAACCATCAATCTCACCTTCATCAACGTGAGTGACGACTCGGAAATGGACGTCGAGGTCTCCGCCGACATGACGCGCGAGGAGCTGGTTGAAAATTTGATTCAGGTCGAATTCATTCCGCCGCTGTCAAATGAAAACGAAGAATACGGCCTGACCATCAAGGGCAAAGGAGAGCTGGGGGAGGGGCAGACCCTGGCCGATTTGGGCGTGCAGGCCGGTGACCGGATTCGCATCGCCGTGGTGCAGCGTGGCGGCACGGCGCCTCTCCCAAACCGATTTTGA